A single region of the Vanessa tameamea isolate UH-Manoa-2023 chromosome 18, ilVanTame1 primary haplotype, whole genome shotgun sequence genome encodes:
- the LOC113398551 gene encoding pupal cuticle protein 36-like isoform X1, with the protein MKLLVVAAILGACSAARLDNAYLPPRGGAGAGYGAGSGAGAGGFGRGGAGGAGFGGAGAGAYGGAGAGGFGNGAGFGAGGAGAGAGAGSYQGGFGGRSNSADANAQILRLNNEVTAEGFSYDFETSNGIRADASGVATNGVQSQGSFAYKGDDGQDYSITYTADENGYQPRGAHLPTPPPIPEAILKSLEQNARDEAAGIVDDGSYRGEGAGNGAGSYSGQGGYSSPSSQYGAPSRGFGGGAGGSSGFGGSSGSSGFGGSTGGSSFGGSSAFNGAASRQYLAPNAGSRGSGNGNFNSQTGYRY; encoded by the exons atgaaaCTG TTAGTAGTTGCTGCTATCCTCGGTGCCTGCTCAGCAGCCCGCCTTGACAATGCCTACCTCCCTCCTAGAGGAGGCGCAGGTGCAGGATATGGTGCAGGATCTGGAGCGGGAGCTGGTGGTTTTGGTAGAGGCGGAGCAGGCGGTGCCGGATTTGGTGGTGCCGGTGCCGGAGCTTACGGCGGAGCTGGCGCCGGTGGTTTTGGAAATGGTGCTGGTTTCGGGGCTGGAGGAGCAGGCGCAGGAGCTGGTGCTGGCTCTTACCAAGGTGGTTTTGGAGGCAGGAGTAACTCAGCTGATGCTAACGCCCAAATTCTGAGATTGAACAACGAAGTCACAGCCGAAGGATTCTCCTATGATTTTGAAACTTCCAATGGTATCAGAGCTGATGCGTCTGGAGTTGCAACCAATGGTGTTCAATCTCAAGGTAGCTTCGCTTATAAGGGCGATGATGGCCAAGACTACAGCATCACTTACACAGCCGATGAGAACGGCTACCAGCCACGTGGTGCCCATCTGCCAACCCCTCCTCCCATCCCTGAGGCTATCTTGAAATCCCTGGAGCAGAACGCCCGTGATGAGGCTGCTGGCATCGTCGATGATG GCTCATACCGCGGCGAAGGCGCTGGCAACGGCGCTGGTTCTTACTCTGGTCAAGGAGGTTACTCATCCCCATCAAGCCAATATGGTGCTCCTTCTCGCGGCTTCGGTGGCGGTGCTGGTGGTTCCTCCGGTTTCGGTGGCTCTTCTGGTAGCTCAGGTTTCGGTGGCTCCACCGGTGGCTCAAGTTTCGGTGGCTCTTCCGCTTTCAACGGCGCTGCATCTCGCCAATACCTTGCTCCCAACGCTGGATCCAGAGGCTCTGGCAACGGCAACTTCAACTCCCAAACCGGATACCGTTACTAA
- the LOC113398551 gene encoding pupal cuticle protein 36-like isoform X2 — MKLVIAAILGACSAARLDNAYLPPRGGAGAGYGAGSGAGAGGFGRGGAGGAGFGGAGAGAYGGAGAGGFGNGAGFGAGGAGAGAGAGSYQGGFGGRSNSADANAQILRLNNEVTAEGFSYDFETSNGIRADASGVATNGVQSQGSFAYKGDDGQDYSITYTADENGYQPRGAHLPTPPPIPEAILKSLEQNARDEAAGIVDDGSYRGEGAGNGAGSYSGQGGYSSPSSQYGAPSRGFGGGAGGSSGFGGSSGSSGFGGSTGGSSFGGSSAFNGAASRQYLAPNAGSRGSGNGNFNSQTGYRY; from the exons atgaaaCTGGTGa TTGCTGCTATCCTCGGTGCCTGCTCAGCAGCCCGCCTTGACAATGCCTACCTCCCTCCTAGAGGAGGCGCAGGTGCAGGATATGGTGCAGGATCTGGAGCGGGAGCTGGTGGTTTTGGTAGAGGCGGAGCAGGCGGTGCCGGATTTGGTGGTGCCGGTGCCGGAGCTTACGGCGGAGCTGGCGCCGGTGGTTTTGGAAATGGTGCTGGTTTCGGGGCTGGAGGAGCAGGCGCAGGAGCTGGTGCTGGCTCTTACCAAGGTGGTTTTGGAGGCAGGAGTAACTCAGCTGATGCTAACGCCCAAATTCTGAGATTGAACAACGAAGTCACAGCCGAAGGATTCTCCTATGATTTTGAAACTTCCAATGGTATCAGAGCTGATGCGTCTGGAGTTGCAACCAATGGTGTTCAATCTCAAGGTAGCTTCGCTTATAAGGGCGATGATGGCCAAGACTACAGCATCACTTACACAGCCGATGAGAACGGCTACCAGCCACGTGGTGCCCATCTGCCAACCCCTCCTCCCATCCCTGAGGCTATCTTGAAATCCCTGGAGCAGAACGCCCGTGATGAGGCTGCTGGCATCGTCGATGATG GCTCATACCGCGGCGAAGGCGCTGGCAACGGCGCTGGTTCTTACTCTGGTCAAGGAGGTTACTCATCCCCATCAAGCCAATATGGTGCTCCTTCTCGCGGCTTCGGTGGCGGTGCTGGTGGTTCCTCCGGTTTCGGTGGCTCTTCTGGTAGCTCAGGTTTCGGTGGCTCCACCGGTGGCTCAAGTTTCGGTGGCTCTTCCGCTTTCAACGGCGCTGCATCTCGCCAATACCTTGCTCCCAACGCTGGATCCAGAGGCTCTGGCAACGGCAACTTCAACTCCCAAACCGGATACCGTTACTAA